The Cryptomeria japonica chromosome 2, Sugi_1.0, whole genome shotgun sequence region CTTGACTGAAAGTGCGTTCAGATTAGGCGTTTTGCTCAAATACATCAGAAAACAAATGTGTGCGGAGTAAGTTCTTTTCTTTCTGCAAATATTTTTGAGTGACTCTGACAAAGAGGCTTGTATAGTTTGCCTAATTCGGAGAAGAATACGGTCTGGATATCTTGCAATATTTGAAGCTGTTGTTTTTCATATAGTCTGTCCAGACATTGCACATTTGACCGTATTTATTAATCAAGCGGTTGCTTTTTATCCGTAATATCACAAGACCGCCTGGAAAACAAGAGCATAAATTATGGCAATGGAGTTTATTTTGAATTCGTTTTAAGAAAATGGAAACAGAATCCGCGTAGCCATAGCTTTTCTGCAGAGATATCTGCAAAAACCGGGAAAGACATAAATGTATGAATTGTTTAGTTCAATCTGTATACGAAGGCAGTTTTACATATTGTTTTAACGAAACCAGGAATTTACGTGCCTTAAAAGAATCGAGTGTGGCCCTTGACATGCCTAAAGTTGGAAGAGCAGTGCAGCGCTTTTTTCTAATAGTTGTCCGTGAGATGATTCGCTTTACACCTGCCTGTGACTGTAAACTATTTATTTTTGTGTGTTTAGAAGCGAATAGGTAGCTCATTTGTTTATATGCTTATGTATGCAAGGCTTTCGGCGAATCTTTAGAGCACCGACGAGAGGATAGAAGGGGGAAAGGCTTTTTGTGATTTGCTTCAATGAAATTTACTTGGTAGAGGAAACTCTGCAGCCGACCATGGGCCCACAAGGGACGGCATCGGTAAGCTCCCGGCACGTGGGAGTGTATCTTGCCGTCGCAATTTGTCCTGTATACAGTTTCTTCCTTTTACTTAATTTGATTTCTGTTTTTGCTAGGAAGCTTTTGTAAAGATTGGAATAAAGAAGGTTTATGTTCGCAAAGAATGACTAGATTTTTGTGAATGCTTCTAGTTTGGTGTGCTTGCAACGGACATGCTCCTGCTCCAATGAGAAGTGTTCAGTCGAGGAAGCGGTATGGATAGCTTTGCTTATGCGGGGGAAATTTCTCGTCTGCAACGAAAATTAATGAAAATAGAGGAACTTTAGCTGCACTGAAGAGTAATTTATTCTAGGCCCAGTTCTTTGTAAATGCTCTGCAACAAAGCTGAAGTTTTTGATTCTGTGATGTACGGCTTGCCTAATACAGGGGCTATGGTGGATGGGTAAGAACTGAGAACCGGACTCCCTTTCATGTGTGGATTTGCTTAGTTTTCCTTCTATTTGCTTTTCAGTGTTTGACAGTTTTGCATCccccattgttgttgttggtagAAGCCTTGCTGGCAAGCATTCTCAAAGACGACAACGAAGATGCCATTTTGCGCATCAATTGATTCCACGTGATGAATTCCAAAATGAAAAACCAATTGATTCAGAGGCAAGTGGCTAAATTTATTGTTCAAGATGGTGGACTTTATATTTTACATCATTCATAGCATTATCATCCATGTATGTCATTGAAGATGTAGCGCGGTTAAGCGGATTAATAGTACGCAAAGCGCAGTAGATAGTGAGCGTTTTGGCTGGAACACATATATGCTCGTTTGTGGGTAAAATGGAGATTATTGATTTACAGAATCTTTTatatttgtttttaattaatttagGTTAGTGAACCTGATGTTGAATTGAAGCGAAGCAAGGATATCAGCGGGGATATTCATTGCTATCGTCATCAACTTGAAGATGATGTGAGTtatttctctttcctcatttgaaattGGTTTTCTTCATTTGATTCTGAATTGTGGGTTGTTTCTAAGTTTGGATTTTAAGATCCACAGTTGCTTTTTGTTTTCTTAGATAAGTATCTGGAAAGTTCTAAGAAATAAGTATCAACTTTTGGAATCAGCAATCTATTTGTCAATTTGTTTTATTATCTTGATAACTTTCTGTGCATTGCTATACTTGTACAAATAAAGTATTCTATGGACTCAGGTTCAGGGACTGCAGAAGCAACTGCAAGAAGAGATTGATTTACATGCCACACTGGAATCTGCCATTGCACAGAAGGCTGGAGCTTTATCTAGTTTGCCTTGTGATCTACCAATTGATGTACACTTTTGTTTCTCtctcttgttttatgttttaataCTATTAATATGGCTAAGTGCAACATCAGTTTGTTTCCTGTTTTGTTTTTGACCGAAGAAGAATTTGGAACGGTTAACTTATTGTATTTATCATTTGATACATTATGATTTATTTCAATGTTTTAATTTTGGTTATTCTTTTCACATGGATGGTAGTTTGATTTGGTTTTCTGTAACATGTAGGCTCAAGAATTACTAGCCAGTATTGCCCTGTTGGAAGTTACCATTTCAAAACTTGAGGAAGAAACATTTGCTCTGCACCTCCAATTAAGCCAGGAACGCAACGAACGCCGTCTGGTAGAGTACAGGTTGAAGcagtcatcgtcatcatcatcatcatcatcaatatcacCGCCCTCTTCAGACGAGTTGAAAAATCAGGTATCTTCGGCCTTGGATCTTGCCTTGGTCATCCTTTACCACATCACCAGTGGTTTTGCTTTCCATGTCTTATAGTTTTTGGTTACATTTTGCTCAGTAGTTTTCTATTGTTATTTCATAGTTAGTAAAACTGAATGCCCCTGAGGTGGATTTTGGCATTTGCAGATAACTAATCCTTGTACATCTATCTTTTGCAGCATCCATCTTCCTTGGGCTGTTCATCAGATGACAATTTCTTATTACAACATTCATCCGATTATCGTTCTTTTCTTGAGTCTTCAAGTTCAGAACCAAGTGCAGGTGCTATTAAAGAGGTAAATACTAAATACAAGCTTTGCTTTATTGGTACACTTGTCTTTACAATATGCATTGGGATTGAATTGCAAGGTCTTTTCTGTGGAAAGAAGAATCTattgtaacgatttttttttttgagttaagAATAGAGATCAAGAATGCTGGATGCAGAAGTCAACAGACTTGAATTAGATTTTGCTCActgttattttctttctttctacaGAAAACAGGAGAGTCAAGGAGAGCACGGAAGAATTTATTACGGAGtaatggattatgtaaatctacAGTGCAGCACACTAATCAAGAAGCAAGCATGAAAGACCTCTGGAAAAATCCAAACCAACTTTCTGAACAAATGGTCCGATGTATGAAAGACATTTTTATTCATCTCACAGACCCTGTAATGGTTTCTTCTAAGTGTTCACCCACTGCAAGAATTCATTCACCAAGATCTCCATTAGGAGTTAATGCTGCTTCCTCCCTATCATCATTCTCAGAGTCATCATCTGTTTTGTCATTTGCAAAAAGTCCACCAGGGGATTTTCATATCAAGGAGGAAGTCTTGGGGACAGAAAATAGTTTTGATCCTTACAGCACACATGGGAAGCTGAATTGGGCAGACATTGGAAGATATAGCTTAGTAAAGGAGGTTTCATGGATGTCTGTGGGCAAACAACAACTTGAATATGCTGCTGGCGTTCTACGCAAATTCAGGTTTCATCATATTTCCCTCTTCGTATCCATTGACTTTCTTTCAATATTAGTATCTGCTGAATGTCTTGTTTAAATAAGACATGGATCACTGACAGAAAGAAGTTGCTTTGTCTATATTTGAAAACAGAATAAACTACGCATTAAGTTGCTGACCTATAAATGTTCCACAGGTTGATATAAACTGTAtctgatattttgataatttttatatGCAGATTGTTAGTTGAACAATTAGCAAAAGTTGATCCGGGCTGCATGACTTACGACGAGAAACTTGCATTCTGGATCAATATCTACAATGCTTTGATGATGCATGTATGCCTAATATCAATGGTTTGCAAGTTTGCTCAATAATTTTTTAAGTAGCAAATGGGTTTGGAGCTTGCATATTTCATGATTGAACAGTTCTTGTCTTTTAAATTGAATTATATGTCTTTATGTTGTTTAATTAACTTCATATCCCCCCTTTTGTTTTAAGTGTCTCTATTTTTGGTTGGGTTTTTTGGCTGAGGGAGTAGGGTAGTGTCTCTCGTAAGTACCCTGAACCTGGTTGTACTCAAAATTCTTGATCACATTTTTAGGTAATCGTGTGTTGTTGGCATCGCAAAGAAATTAGTATCATTTATAATACGGTTTGAGAATGAATGCTTTCAAATATACAAATTTAAAAATTGCACTTTACATGTTTGAAGCAAAACCTGTTTATCATTATCTATGTAAAGTTTGCTGTGGTTGATCAGCTTATGTTTTATAAATCTACCATGTCTTTTCATAGGAAATTTAGATCTTACAAAATATTTGAAGAGCATATCTTAATTCGAAAGGTTGACTAATATATTTTAATCAGGCTTATCTTGCTTATGGAGTTCCAAGAAATGGATTGAAGCTTTTCTCACTCATGCAGAAGGTGAAACTATTAACTTACATTTCTTAGTTGTCGCAATGTCAAGATTCTCATAGGAACTCAATGTCAAGATTCTCATAGGAACTCtatgacatatatttttttttgcagAACTAGGTCACGTTgtgataataacaataaatcttctGCTTGATTTATAGGCAGCATACACAGTAGGGGGCTATTCTTTCAATGCAGTGGACATTGAGCATGTAATATTGAAAATGAAACCTCCTATGCACCGCCCACAGATTGTAAGTGATTTTATTGATATTCATCTGTAGATATTTCTTGATTTTTCTAAACCGCATAGTATCTAACAATATAAAGTGTCTATTCAGGCCTTGCTTTTGGCACTTCACAAGTGCAAAATCTCAGAAGAACATAGTAAATATGTAATTGAGCACTCGGAGCCCCTTGTTATGTTTGCTCTGAGCTGTGGAGTTTATTCTTCTCCGGCGGTAAGAGGCTATTCTTATTGTGTTTATAAGAAAATAAGACGTAGAAAGCAGTTTAAAGGTTGACCGAATGTTTAAATCTTTGTTTGCTTATAATTAGATAAGTACCGTAATGTGCTGGACAGAGTAGAACAAGAAAgtatttttacagtcaattcaatTACATTTCTGTGCAAAATTGAAGTAGGGAGTGATTTCAAGGCTCCGAAGTCTTGTAAAAAGTGACGGGGGTGAAACTAAAAGAACAGAAATACATTATTGCAGGGTTAAGCAATCTCTAAGTTGGAAGTGTATTGAAGCCTGCATGAATGAAACTCCTCTTATTTGCACTTAGTGTGACATAGGAACTGAAGTAAGGAAACATAAAAGGAGACATTATTATAAGGTCATGTTCTTACAATTGTAATAAAAGGTAAGAAGTGACTTTGATCCTTGTGAGGGATAGTACTTATTAATCTTAAATACTTATAGAAAAGTAAGGCTGTGAACAAATGTAACAAGAGAATATGCATTCATACACAGCCATCATTAACAATGAACAAGCATCCATACACAGCCATCGTTAAAAATGAACAAGCATTCATACACAAGAGAATATGCATTCATACACAGCCATCATTAAGAATGATGCAAAAATTTGGAGATCGGTTCATTCCTTCTGTTGTAATAAGTGAACAGTTATAGTCCATGAGCATATGATGTTTTTCTGAAGTTCCATTTCAGCGCCCTGTAAATAATAGGAATCTTGAGGTGATGTTTTAGAACTGAATCGGCATTGTAATTTAGATTCAACATGGTTTTTTCTAtaacaaaaaattgaaataatgtTCATTGAAAGAAAAACTAGCAGTTACATTGCCATTCTTTTAAGGTTTTCAATAACAAATGTTAAAGATGTTGAACTTCCGTTTACAAAGATATAATGCTATAATTTAAGGAACTTGATTTGCCTACTCATTTCCCTGATTTTGTGGATTTCACATATCTAGAAAGAAAGGTTGGAAAAGTTACCAAGATTTCCAAACTTTTGTTTAATTCAGTATTATTCCCTTATCTCTTACGATTGTTGGATTCCTTCAGCTTGTTTAACTATAAATATGTTTGGCGGCAGCAGTCATCCATCAACACTTAAATGTCCAATACATCTTGTTTTCTATTGTTGTTAAAGCCTTACTGAATTCCATCAGTCAGTGAAATATTCTACATATACCTTATCGAAAACGTGCCTTAATATAATGCTGTTTTTTTAAACCATGAATCTGGTAATTGTGCCTTGTGAAttgttatttttttcttgtttACTAAATTTCAATTCCTGGTATTTTGTATTATTTGATAATTATTGTTCTGAAGATTTTGTTTATGTATTTTTTCTTATAGTGTAACTGTAAATAGTTATAATTCAGCACAGATTATGGTTTTCTTTTTGAAGCTTTCCTGAATTATGGTATCGAACATATGTGATGAATGGCTCATCACATTCTCCTATATCAAGTTTTTTCTTCCTGGTATAAGCTGTTTTCTCAGTGTCTTCTTACTGGCATTTGGCTTTGTTTTGTCATAGGTTTGTGactgattttttttatttgattttgcttTGCCAGCCCAAATCCAGGCATTATAGCAGAAGTTTTCATGAAATATGTGGTTGAACATATGATCAATGGTTGATCACACATTCTCCTATATTAAGTTCTTCTCTGCCTTATAAATGGTGTTCTCACACCCAATAGAAGGCACCTGGCAAATCATCAGCAGTTACTGAAACCCAACTATTTTGTAACCGTTCTTGATGTAGCCATCCTCCTTGTGAAATGTACTATATACatcttgtatgcgggaaaagtggggcgatgaaacttaaaatgtgaaaattatgttaaaaaaggcttgtccacacacccacaggacttcttggtgcaagttatggagtcatgaagaatgactcaacttcccaaggatggttccatggttctctatctcacaaggtccctcaagccaatgcctttgctctcagatcactgagcaaagtggcttagggatgacaaatgcaagaacgagggatgcctatgattgatttagttatgaaaatgcatcctatctatgcatgattctacaaatgcaataaactagattataagatgacaagattagtagcaatactatcctaacatgatatactagtgaatgatttaagctaatgataaaggaaatagtctaaaatgcttattagatttattcctataacaaagagaagctagatgtgttaataaaattgaacataaatgagatactaaagcttgcatggatccttaaaatggaggaatgagagatctatttatggtgaaaatagggcaatggatggtcaagatcgaAAGGGTTAATctagggtcaagtttgaaagttg contains the following coding sequences:
- the LOC131065230 gene encoding uncharacterized protein LOC131065230 isoform X2, producing MLCNKAEVFDSVMYGLPNTGAMVDGLAGKHSQRRQRRCHFAHQLIPRDEFQNEKPIDSEVSEPDVELKRSKDISGDIHCYRHQLEDDVQGLQKQLQEEIDLHATLESAIAQKAGALSSLPCDLPIDAQELLASIALLEVTISKLEEETFALHLQLSQERNERRLVEYRLKQSSSSSSSSSISPPSSDELKNQHPSSLGCSSDDNFLLQHSSDYRSFLESSSSEPSAGAIKEKTGESRRARKNLLRSNGLCKSTVQHTNQEASMKDLWKNPNQLSEQMVRCMKDIFIHLTDPVMVSSKCSPTARIHSPRSPLGVNAASSLSSFSESSSVLSFAKSPPGDFHIKEEVLGTENSFDPYSTHGKLNWADIGRYSLVKEVSWMSVGKQQLEYAAGVLRKFRLLVEQLAKVDPGCMTYDEKLAFWINIYNALMMHAYLAYGVPRNGLKLFSLMQKAAYTVGGYSFNAVDIEHVILKMKPPMHRPQIALLLALHKCKISEEHSKYVIEHSEPLVMFALSCGVYSSPAVRVFTAERVHEELQDALYDYVRASVGLSAKGKLLVPKLLHSFTKGMIEENELVDWICQFLLPSQTAVVQDCIAQRKWLLGARNFAVIPFDLRFRYLFLPENRT
- the LOC131065230 gene encoding uncharacterized protein LOC131065230 isoform X3, coding for MLCNKAEVFDSVMYGLPNTGAMVDGSLAGKHSQRRQRRCHFAHQLIPRDEFQNEKPIDSEVSEPDVELKRSKDISGDIHCYRHQLEDDVQGLQKQLQEEIDLHATLESAIAQKAGALSSLPCDLPIDAQELLASIALLEVTISKLEEETFALHLQLSQERNERRLVEYRLKQSSSSSSSSSISPPSSDELKNQHPSSLGCSSDDNFLLQHSSDYRSFLESSSSEPSAGAIKEKTGESRRARKNLLRSNGLCKSTVQHTNQEASMKDLWKNPNQLSEQMVRCMKDIFIHLTDPVMVSSKCSPTARIHSPRSPLGVNAASSLSSFSESSSVLSFAKSPPGDFHIKEEVLGTENSFDPYSTHGKLNWADIGRYSLVKEVSWMSVGKQQLEYAAGVLRKFRLLVEQLAKVDPGCMTYDEKLAFWINIYNALMMHAYLAYGVPRNGLKLFSLMQKAAYTVGGYSFNAVDIEHVILKMKPPMHRPQIALLLALHKCKISEEHSKYVIEHSEPLVMFALSCGVYSSPAAGTRTP
- the LOC131065230 gene encoding uncharacterized protein LOC131065230 isoform X1, with translation MLCNKAEVFDSVMYGLPNTGAMVDGSLAGKHSQRRQRRCHFAHQLIPRDEFQNEKPIDSEVSEPDVELKRSKDISGDIHCYRHQLEDDVQGLQKQLQEEIDLHATLESAIAQKAGALSSLPCDLPIDAQELLASIALLEVTISKLEEETFALHLQLSQERNERRLVEYRLKQSSSSSSSSSISPPSSDELKNQHPSSLGCSSDDNFLLQHSSDYRSFLESSSSEPSAGAIKEKTGESRRARKNLLRSNGLCKSTVQHTNQEASMKDLWKNPNQLSEQMVRCMKDIFIHLTDPVMVSSKCSPTARIHSPRSPLGVNAASSLSSFSESSSVLSFAKSPPGDFHIKEEVLGTENSFDPYSTHGKLNWADIGRYSLVKEVSWMSVGKQQLEYAAGVLRKFRLLVEQLAKVDPGCMTYDEKLAFWINIYNALMMHAYLAYGVPRNGLKLFSLMQKAAYTVGGYSFNAVDIEHVILKMKPPMHRPQIALLLALHKCKISEEHSKYVIEHSEPLVMFALSCGVYSSPAVRVFTAERVHEELQDALYDYVRASVGLSAKGKLLVPKLLHSFTKGMIEENELVDWICQFLLPSQTAVVQDCIAQRKWLLGARNFAVIPFDLRFRYLFLPENRT